One Curtobacterium sp. MCLR17_007 DNA window includes the following coding sequences:
- a CDS encoding NAD-dependent epimerase/dehydratase family protein — protein MGERVLVTGASGFLGGYVVRDLRAHGYVVVAAGRRAEALPDGPTFVGDLDDLGRAGAPDTGPVDVVVHCAALSSPWGRWAEFEHANVTGTARVLGYARRVGARRLVHISSPGIYAAPRDRLAIREDQVDPSRPMNHYIRSKLHAEALVRAATGPETVVLRPRGIIGVGDPALVPRLLRVHERVGVPLLHGGRGLVDLTAVENVALAVRLAVEVPEAQGRAFNVTNGDPRPFVELLDQLLTGLGLPLRHRPLPAGAVYGIAAALEAVCGVLPGRPEPPVTRYTVSTITHSQTLDISRARDVLGYAPAVTLDASLASYAEHRRG, from the coding sequence ATGGGGGAGCGGGTACTCGTCACGGGCGCGAGCGGGTTCCTCGGCGGGTACGTCGTCCGGGACCTCCGCGCACACGGGTACGTCGTCGTCGCCGCCGGCCGCCGTGCCGAGGCGCTCCCGGACGGGCCGACCTTCGTGGGGGACCTGGACGATCTGGGACGCGCTGGCGCGCCCGACACCGGACCCGTCGACGTGGTGGTGCACTGTGCCGCGCTGTCCTCGCCCTGGGGCCGGTGGGCGGAGTTCGAGCACGCGAACGTCACCGGGACGGCACGGGTGCTGGGGTACGCACGCCGTGTCGGAGCACGTCGGCTCGTGCACATCTCGTCCCCGGGGATCTACGCCGCCCCGCGCGACCGGCTGGCGATCCGCGAGGACCAGGTGGACCCGAGCCGCCCGATGAACCACTACATCCGGTCGAAGCTGCACGCCGAGGCCCTCGTCCGCGCAGCGACGGGCCCGGAGACCGTCGTGCTGCGCCCGCGCGGGATCATCGGCGTCGGGGACCCGGCGCTCGTCCCGCGGTTGCTGCGGGTGCACGAGCGCGTCGGGGTCCCGCTCCTGCACGGCGGTCGGGGGCTCGTCGACCTGACGGCGGTCGAGAACGTGGCGCTCGCCGTCCGGTTGGCGGTCGAGGTGCCCGAGGCGCAGGGTCGCGCGTTCAACGTCACGAACGGCGACCCGCGGCCGTTCGTCGAGCTGCTCGACCAGCTGTTGACCGGTCTCGGCCTGCCGCTGCGGCATCGTCCGCTGCCCGCCGGTGCCGTGTACGGGATCGCGGCCGCGCTCGAGGCCGTCTGCGGTGTGCTCCCCGGCCGCCCCGAGCCGCCCGTCACGCGGTACACCGTGTCCACGATCACCCACTCGCAGACGCTCGACATCAGCCGTGCCCGTGACGTGCTCGGGTACGCGCCGGCCGTCACGCTCGACGCGAGCCTGGCCAGCTACGCGGAGCACCGACGTGGGTAG
- a CDS encoding MBL fold metallo-hydrolase, producing the protein MGSLRAFAGGTTSHGMHQLLRGAPRERRVFPAGVFLYEADDRRVLFDTGYAEHPWRTGAAGWAYRRLLPPDVPPGATVAEQLDPATVTHVVLSHLHPDHVGGLRSFPHATLVVTEAVHRAMQRPRVREGVLRGLLPTAARPGPVHVVPRSAFRPGPLGLDTADLFDDGSYLLVDLPGHADGHLGALVEDRVLVAGDAAWGRDLLGQEHRIRAVPRAVAHDADAQARTARTLLDAERAGVRLAFSHDAHPTGVDLLAPRPHHLGGP; encoded by the coding sequence GTGGGTAGCCTCCGCGCGTTCGCGGGCGGGACGACCTCGCACGGCATGCACCAGCTGCTGCGCGGGGCTCCGCGCGAGCGGCGGGTGTTCCCCGCCGGGGTGTTCCTGTACGAGGCGGACGACCGCCGGGTGCTGTTCGACACCGGCTACGCCGAGCACCCCTGGCGGACCGGTGCCGCCGGGTGGGCGTACCGCCGGCTGTTGCCGCCGGACGTGCCGCCCGGCGCGACGGTCGCCGAACAGCTCGACCCCGCGACGGTCACGCACGTGGTGCTCTCGCACCTGCACCCGGACCACGTGGGCGGTCTGCGGTCGTTCCCGCACGCGACGCTGGTCGTCACCGAGGCGGTGCACCGAGCGATGCAGCGTCCCCGCGTGCGCGAGGGGGTGCTGCGCGGTCTCCTGCCGACGGCGGCACGTCCGGGACCCGTCCACGTCGTCCCCCGATCGGCGTTCCGACCCGGTCCGCTCGGCCTGGACACCGCTGACCTGTTCGACGACGGGTCGTACCTGCTCGTCGACCTGCCGGGGCACGCTGACGGGCACCTCGGCGCCCTGGTGGAGGACCGGGTGCTGGTGGCCGGTGACGCGGCCTGGGGCCGCGACCTGCTGGGGCAGGAACACCGGATCCGCGCGGTGCCACGCGCCGTCGCGCACGACGCCGACGCCCAGGCCCGGACGGCACGGACGCTGCTCGACGCCGAGCGTGCCGGTGTGCGCCTGGCGTTCAGCCACGACGCACACCCGACGGGCGTCGACCTGCTCGCACCGAGACCGCACCACCTGGGGGGACCATGA
- a CDS encoding 3-oxoacyl-[acyl-carrier-protein] synthase III C-terminal domain-containing protein: MKTCRITGWGTYLPDDTVTFATRSGTATRYRVADDVSQLDMLVAAADRAIRRADLGPDDVDCVIAACAAGVQPIPCTAALVMERVAPGARAAAFDVNSTCTSFITALDIASRYLADGVYEHVLIVSGDVGSRFLDPAERESWELFSDAAAAVVVSRAGATPADRPDVDARPDVDVLPDVDVRPGVLASLQQTWPAHAHDTELRGGLSRFPAQDYADGDPADYRFDMHGRRALMGMLRVLPGFFERFFTAAGIGVEDLDLVVPHQASGALGIAMRRVGIPDGAYVDAVAEYGNMVSASVPYTLATCLDDGRVRRGDTVLLCGTAAGLTANALALRL; this comes from the coding sequence ATGAAGACCTGTCGCATCACCGGCTGGGGCACGTACCTGCCCGACGACACCGTGACGTTCGCCACCCGGTCGGGGACCGCCACGCGCTACCGCGTCGCGGACGACGTGTCGCAGCTCGACATGCTCGTCGCAGCGGCCGACCGGGCGATCCGCCGGGCCGACCTGGGACCGGACGACGTCGACTGTGTGATCGCGGCGTGCGCCGCTGGCGTCCAACCGATCCCGTGCACGGCTGCCCTTGTGATGGAACGCGTCGCCCCCGGGGCACGCGCCGCGGCCTTCGACGTGAACTCCACCTGCACGAGCTTCATCACCGCGCTCGACATCGCGTCGCGCTACCTGGCCGACGGGGTGTACGAGCACGTCCTGATCGTGTCGGGGGACGTCGGGTCACGGTTCCTCGACCCGGCGGAGCGGGAGTCCTGGGAACTGTTCTCGGACGCGGCGGCCGCCGTCGTGGTGAGCCGCGCCGGGGCCACCCCTGCGGACCGCCCCGACGTCGACGCGCGCCCCGACGTCGACGTCCTCCCCGACGTCGACGTCCGCCCCGGCGTCCTGGCCAGCCTGCAGCAGACCTGGCCAGCACACGCGCACGACACCGAGCTGCGCGGTGGCCTCTCCCGGTTCCCGGCCCAGGACTACGCCGACGGCGACCCGGCCGACTACCGCTTCGACATGCACGGCCGTCGTGCGCTCATGGGCATGCTCCGGGTCCTGCCGGGGTTCTTCGAGCGGTTCTTCACCGCGGCCGGGATCGGCGTCGAGGACCTGGACCTGGTCGTGCCGCACCAGGCGAGCGGAGCGCTCGGCATCGCGATGCGCCGGGTCGGCATCCCCGACGGCGCCTACGTCGACGCGGTCGCGGAGTACGGCAACATGGTCTCCGCCTCGGTGCCGTACACGCTGGCGACGTGCCTGGACGACGGCCGGGTGCGCCGCGGCGACACGGTGCTGCTGTGCGGGACGGCGGCAGGCCTGACCGCGAACGCACTCGCGCTGCGCCTGTGA
- a CDS encoding aldose 1-epimerase family protein codes for MSTDAPLSGTQLTISAAGSTARIATVGATLRSLQHDDRDLVVPFDADQVRPAFRGAVLAPWPNRVVDGRYTFDGDEHELALTEPKRSHALHGLAAWTDFDVESVAADRVVLSTTVQAQEGYPFRVVVRVEYRIDADGLHTTVTGTNTGDRPAPWGTGPHPYLVAGAGTVDDWALTLPAAEVLEVTPDRLMPTDLVPVHDEFDLRTATPIGTRFIDHAFTGFDRDAEGTATITLTAADGHGVRMLFGTDCPWAQVHTADHVVPEYHRVGLAVEPMTCAPDAFNAGHDRGLVVLEPGASHPASWTIQAV; via the coding sequence ATGAGCACCGACGCCCCGCTGTCCGGCACGCAGCTGACCATCTCCGCCGCCGGCTCCACCGCCCGGATCGCGACCGTCGGGGCGACGCTCCGCTCCCTGCAGCACGACGACCGTGACCTGGTCGTGCCCTTCGACGCCGACCAGGTCCGTCCCGCGTTCCGCGGCGCCGTGCTGGCCCCGTGGCCGAACCGCGTCGTCGACGGCCGGTACACGTTCGACGGCGACGAGCACGAGCTCGCGCTCACCGAGCCGAAGCGCTCGCACGCGCTGCACGGACTGGCCGCCTGGACGGACTTCGACGTCGAGTCCGTCGCCGCCGACCGCGTCGTGCTCAGCACCACCGTGCAGGCGCAGGAGGGCTACCCCTTCCGCGTGGTCGTCCGGGTCGAGTACCGGATCGACGCCGACGGGCTGCACACGACGGTCACCGGCACGAACACCGGCGACCGTCCGGCGCCGTGGGGGACCGGTCCGCACCCGTACCTGGTCGCGGGCGCCGGCACGGTCGACGACTGGGCGCTGACGCTGCCCGCGGCGGAGGTGCTCGAGGTCACGCCCGACCGTCTGATGCCGACCGACCTGGTCCCCGTGCACGACGAGTTCGACCTGCGCACGGCGACGCCGATCGGCACCCGGTTCATCGACCATGCCTTCACCGGCTTCGACCGTGACGCCGAGGGCACCGCGACCATCACGCTGACGGCGGCGGACGGTCACGGCGTTCGGATGCTCTTCGGCACGGACTGCCCGTGGGCCCAGGTGCACACCGCCGACCACGTCGTGCCCGAGTACCACCGCGTCGGACTGGCCGTCGAACCGATGACGTGCGCCCCGGACGCGTTCAACGCCGGACACGACCGGGGGCTCGTCGTGCTCGAACCCGGTGCGTCGCACCCCGCCTCGTGGACGATCCAGGCGGTCTGA